CCGCTCACCCACTCCGGTGACCGCCCCAGCAACCGGAGCGTCTCCTCCAGCGGCCCGGCGCCCGGCGGCACGTCCAGCGTCGCGGCGAACGCGAACCCCGGACCCCGCCCCTCCGGATCGGCCGGGACGAACCGGGCCACGGCCAGGGCCGCCGTCAGGACCTCGTCGGGCAGCTCGAGACCGACACCCAGCGTGGCGGCCACATCCCAGGCGTGCACCACGTAGTCGATGAAGTGGAAGCCGATCGCGAGCCGCCCGGGGAACGTCCCGCCCAGCTCGGGAAGAGTGAACTCCCGCTCCACGGCGCCCGGTTCGGCGAACGCCCCGAGGAGATCCGTCGCGGCAGCCCGGTGCACCTTGGCCGGCTCGCGCATGTCCGCCGGCTCCGTCCAGTACGCCGGATCGCCGCCCGCACCCCGCGCGGCGGCCGCGAACCCGCGGTGCTGCGCGGCCATGTGTGCCACCAGCCGCCGCAGCGTCCACCCGGCGCAGGGACTGTCCCGCTCCCAGTCCCCGTCCTGCGCGAGCTCCACCACCCGCAGGGCCTCGTGCACGGCGATCCGGTCGAGTTCCACGACGTCCATCGATGCTCCTCGGTGGTCAGGTCCGGGGCGTAGGCCCGCAGGGGGCCAACAGTAAAAGTAACCGAACGATCGTGCTACTTGTTTTCGATGGGTCGATGCCGAGTGGCGTGTAACCAACGCCCCCTGCCCTCAGCCCGCTTGGGGTACCCAAGCGACGTCCACCGCCACCGCCCGCAGCCGCGCCGCGATTCCCACCCGCGCCCGTCGGTAGGCGACGTTCTCCCCGTGCAGCACGGACAGCGCGTTCGCCGACTCCATGAGGGCGATCAGCTCGAAGGCGAGCTGCCCGGCATCGGTGTCGGCACGCAGCTCGCCCGCCGCCCGAGCCTCCTCGACGCGGCCCTCCACATGAGCGCCCCAGTCCCGCTGGGCCCGGACCAGGGCATCGTGCACGGCCCCCTCCCGGGCGTCGAACTCGGCCATCACGCCGTAGAAGAAGCAGCCGCCGGGAAAGACCCGCCCCTCCGAGTACTCCAGCCACGCCTCGCACAGCCGCCACACCCGCCCGATCCCCGCCGGGGCCTTCGCAGCGGGCTCCACGACCTCCGCGACGAACACCCGCGAGGCCTCCCGCACCGTGGCCAGCTGCAGCTCCTGCTTGGAGCCGAACAGGGCGAACACCCCGCTCTTGCTCAACTGCAGATCGGTCGCGAGCCGTCCCACCGACAGCGCCTCGAGACCCTCCACGGAGGCGATGTCGACGGTGCGGCGCAGCACCGACTGCCGGGTGCGGTTGCCCCGTTCGACCCTGCCGTCGAGCCGCGTCACCGCAGCGCCGGATGGTCGGCGACGACCGTGCACGAGCCCGGGGCGATCTCGGTGAACCCGGCGTCCCGCACCAACGGCAGGCCGCTGTCGACGAGTTCACGCCACCGGTCCCGTCCGGGGGTCCGCACGGCGACCGGGAACCCGGCGTCCCGCCAACCGGCCCGCTCCTCCTCCGACAGCTCCCACCAGGCGAGTTGAGCCCCGTGCCCGGCCTGAGCCATCGCCTTCCCGGCCGACATGTCGACGTCCGGGCTCATCCACAGCACGGGGACACCGGGATCGGCGTCCACCGGCGGCTCGGGGTCGTCGAGGTCGGTGCCGGACACCTGGAGCTTGGCCAACTCCTTGGGCCACCCGTCCAACGGCACCGGCGGAAACACCCGCACCTCCGCGGACTTCCCGGTCACCGTGATCCCGGGCAGCGCCTCGGCCTTCCGCCACTCACCCCCACGGGCCCGCCGCACGACCTTCCGGATACGCGCGTCCTGCCAGTCCCGCATGACTTGGGCCCACTGGCCGTCCCCGAGGGAGCGTTCATCGCTGAGCATGACGAGAACGGCACGTGCGGCGGTCTCGAGGGCGTCGGTACGGGCAGGGGGAGAGGCGCGCTCGATCCGTACCACCAGCGGCAGCACGTACTGCGGCGCCTGATCACGGGCAGTGGCCGAGTGCTGGAAAGGACTATCGCTGGGCGGCGTCGAATCAAGGCTCACACCAGCCAACCTTAAGGGGCGCGGGGCTGTGTCGATTTGCGGCTGCCGCCGCGTGGGCGCGACCAGCCACAAACAACCCTTGGCCGCCACACGACATCATGACCACCATGGAACGCGATCTACAGCTGGACAACGTGGGCCGCCGCTACGGCCTTCGCGGCCCCTGGGTCTTACGAGGCATCCACCTCACCCTCGCCCCCGGCACCCTCACCCGCATAGAAGGCCCGAACGGTACCGGCAAATCCACGCTCCTCCGCGTACTCGCCCGCCTCGACGCCCCCTCGGAGGGCCGCATCACAGGCCGCCCCCGCACCGCCTACGTCCCCGAACGCTTCCCGTCGGCCCTCCCCTTCACCGCCCTCGGCTACCTGACGCACCTGGCCACGATCCACGGCCTCACCCGAGCCTCGGCGGAGCGAGCCGCGGCCGACACCCTGGAGCGTTTCGGCGCCACCCCCTACGCCCGCACTCCCATGGCCCAGCTCTCCAAGGGCAGCAGCCAGAAGGTCGCCGTCGCCCAGGCCCTCCTCGCCGAACCGGAGTTGCTCGTCCTGGACGAGGCATGGACCGGCCTCGACGCGGACGCCCGGGCGGAACTGGAGCGCGCGGTCGCCGAGCGCACCGCGGCGGGCGGGGCGGTGGTGTTCGTCGACCACGACCCGGGCCGGCTGGCGGGGGTGCCCGACGCGACGTACGCCGTGCACGGGGGCGGCCTCCACCGTCGTACGGCACAAGACACCGCACCCACCGGCCCGCAGGTGACCGTCGTGGCCCAGGGCCCGGCCGGCGGCCGGCTGCCCGCGGACGCGCTCCGGACCGTCGCCACCGCCCAGGAGACGGAACCGGGCACCTACCGGCTCGCCGTCCCCGCGTCCCACTCGGACGTGCTGCTCCGCACCCTGCTGGCGGCCCGACCGCCGTGGCACGTGGTGAGCGTGAGCCACGAGACACAGGAAGGCGGCCGATGACCGCTCTGCTCCGCTACCAGGCCGCCCTGCTCGTACGCTCCCAGCGCTGGCTGCCGCCGTTCATCCTGTACGTCGCGTTCCTGGGCATCGGCGTGCAGAGCGGCCAGCCGATCCTCGACTCGCTCGGGTACGCGGCCGCCGCGCTGCTGCCCGTCGCGGCCTGGCTGGTGCGGATCTGCGTGTCCAACGAGCCGCCCGCGGCCCGCGCCTGTGTGTCCGCGGCGGTCGGACCCGCGCGGGCGCACCTCGCCTCCCTGCTGGTGGCACTCGCCGCCGCGGCGGCGCTCGGGGCGGTGGCGACTCTCGTCGTGACGCTGATCAGCGATCCGGTGAGCGCCGACCACCAGATGCCGGTGCCACGATGGGCTGCCGGTGCGGCCGGGCTGATCGCCGCCCTCGCCTGCGCCCTGCTCGGCACGGCCGTCGGCGCGCTCACCACCTGGCCGCTGCTGCGCTCGCCGGGGCGGGCGGTCCCCACGATGCTGCTCGCGGCCCTGCTGACGATGGTGACGACCGGTTCCCCGGCCCAGGCGGCGGTCCAGGGCCTGGTCACCGGCTCCCGTGAGGGCACGGTCCCACTGCCGCTGCTGCCCCTGGCCGCGGCCGCCCTGCTCACCGCGGGCGCGACCGCCGTGGCCTGCGTGCTGACGTCCCGCCGCTCACCCTGAACAGGCGGTCCGCTGGGCTTCCTGCCACTCGCACACCGGGCACATCGTGATCCCCTTGTACGACTCCGGGTGCTCCGTCGGCTTCCGGCACAGCACGCACTCCGCGTACGGCGGACCGTCGGCGACGGGTGGCTTCGGCGCCGCGCTGATCGTGCAGTAGTCCTCGCTCATACCCCCAGCGTAGGACGGTCAGTGCCGACCGCCGCCCGCCCCGATCAACTCGGACACCTTCACGAACCGGTACCCCTTGGCCCGCAGCTCCGGCACGATCGTCCGGACGGCCCGCTCGGTCGTCGGGGCGGCGCTGCGGGTGCAGTGCATGACGACCACGGAACCGGGCCGGACCCCGTCCAGCACCTGCCGGGCCACGGCGTCCGCGTCCGTCGCGAAGGCGTCCCCGCTGACCACGTCCCACTGCACGACGGTGACACCGGCCGGGGTGAGCGCCTTGAGGGCCTCGCGGTCGTAGCAGCCGCCGGGGAAGCGGAAGTAGGGCCGCGCGTCCGGGACGCCCGCCTTCCGGAAGGCGGTGTACGCGTGCTCGACGTCGGCCCGCATGCGGTCCCGCGGGACCGTCGGCAGCCCGTAGCAGTCGCCGGTGAAGGCGTAGTGGCTGTACGAGTGGTTCGCCACCTCGAAGAGCGGGTCCCGTCCGATCGACCGCGCCTGCGTCGGGTACTCCTCGGCCCACCGCCCCGTCATGAACACGGTGGCCGGCACCTTCAGCGCCCGCAGGGCCGCGATGAGCCGCGGATTGTCGAAGTGCTCGCCGGCCGCGGCCCGGGGCCCCTGGTCCGCGGTCATGTCGGCGTCGAAGGTGAGCGCGACCGTCCTGCCGTGCGTGCGGGGGCCGTTCTTGAAAACGGTCGTGAGCCCGGCGGGGCCCGGGGCGAGGGTCGGGGGCCGGGAGGGCGCGGCGGGGGCGGAGGGGGCCGGACGGGTGGCGCGGGGTGCCTCGGGGGCGGCGGTGCAGGCGGTGAGGGCGGCGCCGAGTGCGCAGACGGCAGCTACTTGTCGTACTCGAATGATCACCGTATGAACATAACGGGATGAATCGGGCACATCCCGGATTGCTGACGCTCACGCGCCGGGAGGCGGGGCCCGCCTCCCGGCACGGGGTCCTACCTGCGCCAGGGCCCCGTCACCGCGAACGTCGTCCCGGGCGTGTAGCAGTTGACGTACATCGTGTCGCCGTCGGGGGAGAAGGTGACCCCCGCGAACTCGCCCCACTCCGGTGCCTCGGGCGTCCCGATGTTCTGGGCGTTGCGGGCCATCGCGTACACCTCGCCCCGGCGCGTGACGCCGTACACGTGCTGTGCGCCGTTGCCGTCCTCGCAGACCATCAGGCCGCCGCTGGGGGCGAGGCAGATGTTGTCGGGGGACTCGCCGGGCAGCTGGACGTCGGTGTCCGGGCCGAAGACGATCACCAGGGTCAGACGGCGCGACGACGGGTCGTAGCGCCAGATCTGGCCGAAGTGGTCCGCGGCCGAGCCCTCCGCGCTGTGGGCGAAGGACGACACGAAGTACACGCACCGGCCGCCCCAGTAGCAGCCCTCCAGCTTCTGCGCGTGCGTGATGCCCTTCGGGCCGAAGTCCTGGAGGCGGATGGGGGTCTGGGTGGCCAGCGGGTCCGGTACGTCGACCCACTCGACGCCCTCGAAGCACGCGCCCGTCTCCTGGATCGAGGACAGGTCCGGTACGCCGGGCACGCGCATCGCCTGGAGCTTTCCGCCCGCGCGCAGCGAACCCAGACCGCCCAGCGGCTTGTTCGGCAGGAAGCGGTAGAAGAGGCCGAACGGCTTGAGGAAGGCGTCCTCGGTCTCGTAGACGATGCCGCGCTGGGGGTCGACGGCGATCGCCTCGTGCTGGAAGCGGCCCATCGCGGTCAGCGGGACCGCTCCGGAGCGGCGCGGGTCGGCGCCGTCGACCTCGAAGATGAAGCCGTGGTCCTTGGTGTAGCCGTTGGTGCCGGCCTTGTCCTCGGTCTCCTCGCAGGTCAGCCAGGTGCCCCAAGGGGTGGGCCCGCCCGCGCAGTTGACGGCGGTGCCGGCGATGGCGACCCGCTCGGACAGGACCTTGTTGCGGCCGTCGAGCGTGAGGGCCGTACAGCCGCCCTTGCCCATCGGGTCGTAGGTGAGGCCGTCGATCGTCGGGACGGGGATTCTGCCGGTGACGCGGTTCTCGTGGTTGCGGACCAGATGGACGCGGCCGTGTCTGCCGGCGAAGGCGGACATGCCGTCGTGGTTGGAGGGGACCTGGCCCTCACCGGAGCGGAGCTGGTCGCCCTCACGGGAGAGGACCCGGTAGCGGAAACCTTCCGGCAGATCGAGCAGGCCGTTCGGGTCGGGGACGAGCGGGCCGTAGCCGGTGTGGCCGAGGTTCTGAGCGGCGGCGGTGCCCGTGAAGAGTTCGGAGAGGGCGCCGGTGAAGGCGATTCCCGCCCCCAAGGCGCCGGAGCGGACGAGCACCTGACGTCGTGTTGCGGACATGGAGCAGCAACCTTCCTGCTGGCGGACAGGATGTGACGCCGCTGTGTCTATCACCTGGCGCGGGCTGCGGGAACCACGCGCGTAGAGGTGTCACCTGTCGGTGGGGTGCTCCTGGGCCCTCTCCAGGAAGCGCAGCAGCTCCACCGGGAAGGGGAGGACCAGGGTGGAGTTCTTCTCGGCGGCCACCGCCACCACCGTCTGGAGCAACCGCAGCTGGAGCGCGGCCGGCTGCTCGGACATCTCCTTCGCGGCCTCGGCGAGTTTCTTCGACGCCTGGAGTTCGGCGTCCGCGTTGATGATCCGGGCGCGGCGCTCGCGGTCGGCCTCCGCCTGCCGGGCCATGGAGCGCTTCATCGCGTCCGGCAGCGACACGTCCTTGATCTCCACGCGGTCGACCTGCACACCCCAGCCGACGGCCGGGCTGTCGATCATCAGTTCCAGGCCCTCGTTGAGCTTCTCGCGGTTGGAGAGCAGGTCGTCCAGTTCGCTCTTGCCGATGATCGAGCGCAGGGACGTCTGCGCCATCTGGGAGACCGCGAACTTGTAGTCCTCGACCTTCACGAGCGCGCTCGCCGCGTCGACCACCCGGAAGTAGACGACCGCGTCCACCCGCACCGTCACGTTGTCCCGGGTGATGCCCTCCTGGGCCGGGACCGGCAGCGTGACGATCTGCATGTTGACCTTGTGCATCCGGTCCACGAACGGGACCACCATCGTGAACCCGGGCGCCCGCACGCCGTCCGCCAGCCGCCCGAGCCGGAAGACCACCCCGCGCTCGTACTGCTTGACGACCCGCGCCCCGGCGGCGACATAGACCACGCCGGCGGAACCGGCTGCCACGGCCACGGTCAGGAGCTCCTGGAGCATGGCGACCCCCTCACTGAGAGGCCTGTTTGTCCGCTCCTGCAACGATATGCCCGGTGCCTGGTCCGAGGCTACGGACCAGGCACCGGGGTGGATCGCGTGCCGCGTCCTACTGCGCGGTGACCCGCACCGGCTCCGTGCCGACCGCGCTGTGCCGCTCGGCCCAGTTCTCCAGGGCCGTACGGCAGGCGTGATCCAGGTGGTGCAGACCGGACAGGTCCAGCTCCACCGGGCGGTCCTGCGGCAGGGACTCCAGGCTGTCGAGGATCTTCGGCAGCCGCAGGAAGGTCGCGTTGCCCGACAGATACGCCTGGACGGGGCCGGCGCCCTTGTCCACGACCTCCAGCTTCAGGTGCGAGGCCTCCCAGGCGGTCTTGGCGACGGCCAGCGCGAGGCCGATGAGGACGCCCTCGAACATGCTGACCGCGACGATCGACACGGCCGTGACCACCAGGATCAGCGCCTCACCGCGGTGCTCGCGCCACAGCGACACGATCTCCCGTACGGGGATCAGCTTGGCTCCGGAGTAGACCAGGATGCCCGCGAGCGCCGGGATCGGGATGTAGGCGAGGGCACCCGGCAACAGCGCCGCGAACAGCAGCAGCCAGACGCCGTGCATCACCCGGGACGCCTTGGTCTTCGCGCCCGCCTGGACGTTCGCCGCACTGCGCACGATCACCGCGGTCATCGGCAGCGCGCCGAGGACACCGCAGAGCGCGTTGCCCGCGCCCTGCGCGACCAGTTCCTTGTCGTACGCGGTGCGCGGCCCGTCGTGCATCCGGTCCACGGCCGCCGCGCTGAACAGCGACTCGGCGGACGCGATCAAGGTGAACGCGACGATCGTGGCGAGCACACCGATGTTCGCGAGCTCACCGAAGGCGGTGAAGGACGGCGGCTGGATGGAGCCCAGCAGCCCCTGCACCTCGACCGTCGCCACCGGCATGGAGAACGCCAGAGCGGCGAGCGTGGCCAGACCGACCGCGGCGAGCGGGCCGGGCACGGTGCGCACCTTCCCCGGCATGCGCTTCCACAGCACGAGCACGGCGATGGTGCCGACACCGAGTCCGAGCGAGGCCAGCGCCCCGGTGTTCCCGACGGCGTCCACGAGCGCGCCGGGCAGCCCGGCTATCTTCCCGAGGCCCGAGGCGGGTGCCTTGGCGTCGGCCATCGCGTACAGCTGTCCGGCGATCAGTACGAGGCCGATGCCGGCGAGCATGCCCTCGACGACGGAGACCGAGATGGCCCGGAACCAGCGGCCCAGCTTCAGGGTGCCCATGAGGATCTGGAGCACGCCCGTGGCCAGCACGATCACGCCGAGCACGGGCAGCCCGAACTCCTGGACCGCCTCGAAGACCAGCACGGTCAGGCCCGCCGCCGGTCCGGAGACCTGGAGGCTGCTGCCGCGCATGAGACCGGTGACGATGCCGCCCACGATGCCGGTGACAAGTCCGAGCTCCGCCGGCACGCCGGAGGCGACGGCGACGCCCACGCACAGCGGGAGCGCGACCAGGAAGACGACCAGGGAGGCGGCGAAGTCCCGCCGCAGGTGGGGGTATTTGGTCATCATCGCGATCACAGCGCTTCGAAGGTGTCGGTGTCCGCGCGGTGTTCCCGCACGGCGCCGGTGTGGACCTCGTAGTACCAGGCACGGAGCGTGAGTTGACGATCCGTCAACTTCTTCTCGATGAACGGGTAGGAGCGCAGCCGCAGCAGCTGCGTCAGGACGTGGCTCTGCACGCCCTCGGCGACGCACGGGTCCTCGGACGCTCCCGAGGGGCGCGGCGCGGCGTGCGCGAGCCAGTCGCGCACGGCGGGTACGGCGGTCAGGTCGTCGCCGCGCACCAGGGCGCCGACGGCGCCGCAGTGCGAGTGGCCGCAGACCACGATGTCGCTGACGCCGAGCACTTCCACGGCGTACTCGATGGTGGCCGCCTCACTGGTGGGGAGCTCGGAGGTGTACGGCGGGACGATGTTGCCGGCGGTGCGCAGCTCGAAGAGCTCGCCGGGGCCGGCGCCCGTGATCAGGGCCGGGACGACCCTGGAGTCGGAGCAGGTGATGAACAGGACCTGAGGGGACTGGCCTTCTGCGAGTCTGGCGAACTCCTCAGGGCGCTGTCCGAACAGACGGGCGTTGTCGATGAGGGGCTGCATGTGGTGACTCCTCCTGGCGCGCCTGCAGCGGCGCGTCGGACGTACATGACAGGTGGGGGGTACTGCCGTTATCTGTGAGG
Above is a window of Streptomyces sp. NBC_00490 DNA encoding:
- a CDS encoding aminoacyl-tRNA hydrolase, encoding MSLDSTPPSDSPFQHSATARDQAPQYVLPLVVRIERASPPARTDALETAARAVLVMLSDERSLGDGQWAQVMRDWQDARIRKVVRRARGGEWRKAEALPGITVTGKSAEVRVFPPVPLDGWPKELAKLQVSGTDLDDPEPPVDADPGVPVLWMSPDVDMSAGKAMAQAGHGAQLAWWELSEEERAGWRDAGFPVAVRTPGRDRWRELVDSGLPLVRDAGFTEIAPGSCTVVADHPALR
- a CDS encoding slipin family protein, which gives rise to MLQELLTVAVAAGSAGVVYVAAGARVVKQYERGVVFRLGRLADGVRAPGFTMVVPFVDRMHKVNMQIVTLPVPAQEGITRDNVTVRVDAVVYFRVVDAASALVKVEDYKFAVSQMAQTSLRSIIGKSELDDLLSNREKLNEGLELMIDSPAVGWGVQVDRVEIKDVSLPDAMKRSMARQAEADRERRARIINADAELQASKKLAEAAKEMSEQPAALQLRLLQTVVAVAAEKNSTLVLPFPVELLRFLERAQEHPTDR
- a CDS encoding polysaccharide deacetylase family protein, whose translation is MIIRVRQVAAVCALGAALTACTAAPEAPRATRPAPSAPAAPSRPPTLAPGPAGLTTVFKNGPRTHGRTVALTFDADMTADQGPRAAAGEHFDNPRLIAALRALKVPATVFMTGRWAEEYPTQARSIGRDPLFEVANHSYSHYAFTGDCYGLPTVPRDRMRADVEHAYTAFRKAGVPDARPYFRFPGGCYDREALKALTPAGVTVVQWDVVSGDAFATDADAVARQVLDGVRPGSVVVMHCTRSAAPTTERAVRTIVPELRAKGYRFVKVSELIGAGGGRH
- a CDS encoding carbonic anhydrase; the encoded protein is MQPLIDNARLFGQRPEEFARLAEGQSPQVLFITCSDSRVVPALITGAGPGELFELRTAGNIVPPYTSELPTSEAATIEYAVEVLGVSDIVVCGHSHCGAVGALVRGDDLTAVPAVRDWLAHAAPRPSGASEDPCVAEGVQSHVLTQLLRLRSYPFIEKKLTDRQLTLRAWYYEVHTGAVREHRADTDTFEAL
- a CDS encoding SulP family inorganic anion transporter, translating into MMTKYPHLRRDFAASLVVFLVALPLCVGVAVASGVPAELGLVTGIVGGIVTGLMRGSSLQVSGPAAGLTVLVFEAVQEFGLPVLGVIVLATGVLQILMGTLKLGRWFRAISVSVVEGMLAGIGLVLIAGQLYAMADAKAPASGLGKIAGLPGALVDAVGNTGALASLGLGVGTIAVLVLWKRMPGKVRTVPGPLAAVGLATLAALAFSMPVATVEVQGLLGSIQPPSFTAFGELANIGVLATIVAFTLIASAESLFSAAAVDRMHDGPRTAYDKELVAQGAGNALCGVLGALPMTAVIVRSAANVQAGAKTKASRVMHGVWLLLFAALLPGALAYIPIPALAGILVYSGAKLIPVREIVSLWREHRGEALILVVTAVSIVAVSMFEGVLIGLALAVAKTAWEASHLKLEVVDKGAGPVQAYLSGNATFLRLPKILDSLESLPQDRPVELDLSGLHHLDHACRTALENWAERHSAVGTEPVRVTAQ
- a CDS encoding ABC transporter ATP-binding protein, with translation MERDLQLDNVGRRYGLRGPWVLRGIHLTLAPGTLTRIEGPNGTGKSTLLRVLARLDAPSEGRITGRPRTAYVPERFPSALPFTALGYLTHLATIHGLTRASAERAAADTLERFGATPYARTPMAQLSKGSSQKVAVAQALLAEPELLVLDEAWTGLDADARAELERAVAERTAAGGAVVFVDHDPGRLAGVPDATYAVHGGGLHRRTAQDTAPTGPQVTVVAQGPAGGRLPADALRTVATAQETEPGTYRLAVPASHSDVLLRTLLAARPPWHVVSVSHETQEGGR
- a CDS encoding ABC transporter, yielding MTALLRYQAALLVRSQRWLPPFILYVAFLGIGVQSGQPILDSLGYAAAALLPVAAWLVRICVSNEPPAARACVSAAVGPARAHLASLLVALAAAAALGAVATLVVTLISDPVSADHQMPVPRWAAGAAGLIAALACALLGTAVGALTTWPLLRSPGRAVPTMLLAALLTMVTTGSPAQAAVQGLVTGSREGTVPLPLLPLAAAALLTAGATAVACVLTSRRSP
- a CDS encoding TetR/AcrR family transcriptional regulator, which gives rise to MTRLDGRVERGNRTRQSVLRRTVDIASVEGLEALSVGRLATDLQLSKSGVFALFGSKQELQLATVREASRVFVAEVVEPAAKAPAGIGRVWRLCEAWLEYSEGRVFPGGCFFYGVMAEFDAREGAVHDALVRAQRDWGAHVEGRVEEARAAGELRADTDAGQLAFELIALMESANALSVLHGENVAYRRARVGIAARLRAVAVDVAWVPQAG
- a CDS encoding TIGR03086 family metal-binding protein; translated protein: MDVVELDRIAVHEALRVVELAQDGDWERDSPCAGWTLRRLVAHMAAQHRGFAAAARGAGGDPAYWTEPADMREPAKVHRAAATDLLGAFAEPGAVEREFTLPELGGTFPGRLAIGFHFIDYVVHAWDVAATLGVGLELPDEVLTAALAVARFVPADPEGRGPGFAFAATLDVPPGAGPLEETLRLLGRSPEWVSGPPV
- a CDS encoding PhoX family protein gives rise to the protein MSATRRQVLVRSGALGAGIAFTGALSELFTGTAAAQNLGHTGYGPLVPDPNGLLDLPEGFRYRVLSREGDQLRSGEGQVPSNHDGMSAFAGRHGRVHLVRNHENRVTGRIPVPTIDGLTYDPMGKGGCTALTLDGRNKVLSERVAIAGTAVNCAGGPTPWGTWLTCEETEDKAGTNGYTKDHGFIFEVDGADPRRSGAVPLTAMGRFQHEAIAVDPQRGIVYETEDAFLKPFGLFYRFLPNKPLGGLGSLRAGGKLQAMRVPGVPDLSSIQETGACFEGVEWVDVPDPLATQTPIRLQDFGPKGITHAQKLEGCYWGGRCVYFVSSFAHSAEGSAADHFGQIWRYDPSSRRLTLVIVFGPDTDVQLPGESPDNICLAPSGGLMVCEDGNGAQHVYGVTRRGEVYAMARNAQNIGTPEAPEWGEFAGVTFSPDGDTMYVNCYTPGTTFAVTGPWRR